Proteins encoded by one window of Misgurnus anguillicaudatus chromosome 4, ASM2758022v2, whole genome shotgun sequence:
- the LOC129420977 gene encoding tudor and KH domain-containing protein isoform X4, translating into MDVDIPKSRVLVKYNPTSLFSQWSVPASPTQVMAAMRDGPWRSLSSGKKVALAAGISVGATVGYLVYRHIRSSSVQSQSHEESTLSVPLDVYRSIASYQSNFLDIVNQKSGAQINVLPNTGDQSSVNFLIKGSPEQILVAQCAIETLATDCEVINDVIEVPQTAFGRIIGRGGETMKFINRISGARVNCPRDRGRSLEEKGKITITGTRKEVQSAKEMIMEKVMESETVRKRISQSSALRQKRKPPEMENFNKTREPQNELLKLNGKDLPSPKSDLKQDRLVKVNGFVDGNDTAEHSLKSEEILSPVSPLEISKFEIPSPDLSFQPDEHLEVYVSASENPQHFWIQILGVRSLQLDKLTEEMSRFYNGDSSQYCLSQEHRVETVIVGDIVAASYRDHGTWNRARVLGNLDSGLVDLYYVDFGDNGELPRENLRSMRSDFLSLPFQAIECSLAGVRPTGEVWTEAALDDFERMTYCAEWKPLLAKLHSYSHSEISSWPNVKLYDNSDGKTLDIGKELIRLGHAVSCEDEGIGLRGDWESRSLQKMLDDMTGATSELSMSCISLSEVASISGSVDDTIDEEFN; encoded by the exons ATGGACGTGGACATCCCAAAATCTCGTGTGTTAGTGAAGTACAACCCCACGTCCCTGTTTTCACA GTGGAGTGTACCGGCTAGCCCAACCCAAGTGATGGCCGCGATGCGAGATGGCCCTTGGAGGAGCCTGAGCTCAGGGAAGAAAGTGGCTTTGGCTGCAGGCATCTCTGTAGGGGCTACGGTGGGCTACCTTGTTTACCGGCACATTAGAAGCAGCAGTG TGCAAAGCCAAAGCCATGAGGAGTCCACATTATCTGTTCCACTTGATGTGTACCGATCTATTGCATCATATCAAAGCAACTTCCTAGACATA GTGAATCAGAAGTCTGGTGCTCAGATAAACGTGCTACCGAACACTGGAGATCAAAGCTCAGTGAATTTTCTCATCAAGGGTTCACCGGAGCAGATTCTTGTGGCACAGTGTGCTATAGAGACATTGGCCACTGACTGTGAGGTCATCAATGATGTCATTGAAGTACCCCAAACTGCATTCGGACGGATCATAG GTCGTGGTGGTGAAACCATGAAGTTTATAAACAGGATCTCGGGTGCCCGAGTGAACTGCCCAAGGGATCGTGGACGCAGCTTGGAGGAGAAGGGCAAAATCACAATAACTGGTACTCGCAAGGAAGTTCAAAGTGCAAAGGAGA TGATTATGGAGAAGGTCATGGAGAGTGAAACCGTGCGAAAGCGGATAAGTCAGTCGTCTGCATTACGTCAGAAGAGGAAGCCACCAGAGATGGAGAATTTTAACAAAACCCGAGAACCAcagaacgaattactaaaactCAATGGCAAAGATTTACCTTCACCAAAGTCTGATCTCAAACAAGACAGGCTTGTTAAAGTCAACGGCTTCGTAGATGGCAATGATACGGCTGAACATTCTCTCAAATCAGAGGAGATCCTCTCTCCAGTATCACCTCTGGAGATCTCCAAATTTGAAA TCCCCAGTCCTGACCTGAGCTTCCAGCCCGATGAGCACCTGGAAGTCTACGTATCTGCATCTGAGAATCCCCAGCATTTCTGGATCCAGATTCTGGGGGTCCGATCTCTGCAGCTGGATAAACTGACAGAGGAAATGAGCCGCTTCTACAATGGTGACAGCTCACAG TATTGCCTGTCCCAGGAACACAGAGTAGAGACCGTTATTGTTGGAGACATAGTGGCTGCTTCATATAGAGACCATGGCACATGGAACCGTGCCCGGGTGTTGGGAAATCTCGATTCTGGATTGGTGGACTTGTATTATGTGGACTTTGGAGATAATGGCGAGCTTCCACGAGAGAATTTGCGAAGCATGAG AAGTGACTTTTTGAGCCTCCCCTTCCAAGCTATTGAATGTAGTCTAGCAGGGGTTCGTCCAACAG GAGAGGTTTGGACGGAGGCCGCCTTGGATGACTTTGAACGCATGACGTACTGTGCCGAATGGAAACCTTTGCTGGCCAAACTGCACAGCTACTCTCATTCTGAGATCTCATCCTGGCCCAATGTTAAACTCTATGATAACAGTGATGGAAAG ACATTGGATATTGGCAAGGAACTGATTCGCCTCGGTCATGCCGTGAGCTGTGAGGATGAAGGGATTGGCCTGAGGGGAGATTGGGAGTCCAGATCACTGCAGAAGATGCTG GACGACATGACGGGAGCAACCTCAGAACTCAGCATGTCCTGCATCAGTTTGTCAG
- the LOC129420977 gene encoding tudor and KH domain-containing protein isoform X5 produces the protein MDVDIPKSRVLVKYNPTSLFSQWSVPASPTQVMAAMRDGPWRSLSSGKKVALAAGISVGATVGYLVYRHIRSSSVQSQSHEESTLSVPLDVYRSIASYQSNFLDIVNQKSGAQINVLPNTGDQSSVNFLIKGSPEQILVAQCAIETLATDCEVINDVIEVPQTAFGRIIGRGGETMKFINRISGARVNCPRDRGRSLEEKGKITITGTRKEVQSAKEMIMEKVMESETVRKRISQSSALRQKRKPPEMENFNKTREPQNELLKLNGKDLPSPKSDLKQDRLVKVNGFVDGNDTAEHSLKSEEILSPVSPLEISKFEIPSPDLSFQPDEHLEVYVSASENPQHFWIQILGVRSLQLDKLTEEMSRFYNGDSSQEHRVETVIVGDIVAASYRDHGTWNRARVLGNLDSGLVDLYYVDFGDNGELPRENLRSMRSDFLSLPFQAIECSLAGVRPTGEVWTEAALDDFERMTYCAEWKPLLAKLHSYSHSEISSWPNVKLYDNSDGKTLDIGKELIRLGHAVSCEDEGIGLRGDWESRSLQKMLDDMTGATSELSMSCISLSEVASISGSVDDTIDEEFN, from the exons ATGGACGTGGACATCCCAAAATCTCGTGTGTTAGTGAAGTACAACCCCACGTCCCTGTTTTCACA GTGGAGTGTACCGGCTAGCCCAACCCAAGTGATGGCCGCGATGCGAGATGGCCCTTGGAGGAGCCTGAGCTCAGGGAAGAAAGTGGCTTTGGCTGCAGGCATCTCTGTAGGGGCTACGGTGGGCTACCTTGTTTACCGGCACATTAGAAGCAGCAGTG TGCAAAGCCAAAGCCATGAGGAGTCCACATTATCTGTTCCACTTGATGTGTACCGATCTATTGCATCATATCAAAGCAACTTCCTAGACATA GTGAATCAGAAGTCTGGTGCTCAGATAAACGTGCTACCGAACACTGGAGATCAAAGCTCAGTGAATTTTCTCATCAAGGGTTCACCGGAGCAGATTCTTGTGGCACAGTGTGCTATAGAGACATTGGCCACTGACTGTGAGGTCATCAATGATGTCATTGAAGTACCCCAAACTGCATTCGGACGGATCATAG GTCGTGGTGGTGAAACCATGAAGTTTATAAACAGGATCTCGGGTGCCCGAGTGAACTGCCCAAGGGATCGTGGACGCAGCTTGGAGGAGAAGGGCAAAATCACAATAACTGGTACTCGCAAGGAAGTTCAAAGTGCAAAGGAGA TGATTATGGAGAAGGTCATGGAGAGTGAAACCGTGCGAAAGCGGATAAGTCAGTCGTCTGCATTACGTCAGAAGAGGAAGCCACCAGAGATGGAGAATTTTAACAAAACCCGAGAACCAcagaacgaattactaaaactCAATGGCAAAGATTTACCTTCACCAAAGTCTGATCTCAAACAAGACAGGCTTGTTAAAGTCAACGGCTTCGTAGATGGCAATGATACGGCTGAACATTCTCTCAAATCAGAGGAGATCCTCTCTCCAGTATCACCTCTGGAGATCTCCAAATTTGAAA TCCCCAGTCCTGACCTGAGCTTCCAGCCCGATGAGCACCTGGAAGTCTACGTATCTGCATCTGAGAATCCCCAGCATTTCTGGATCCAGATTCTGGGGGTCCGATCTCTGCAGCTGGATAAACTGACAGAGGAAATGAGCCGCTTCTACAATGGTGACAGCTCACAG GAACACAGAGTAGAGACCGTTATTGTTGGAGACATAGTGGCTGCTTCATATAGAGACCATGGCACATGGAACCGTGCCCGGGTGTTGGGAAATCTCGATTCTGGATTGGTGGACTTGTATTATGTGGACTTTGGAGATAATGGCGAGCTTCCACGAGAGAATTTGCGAAGCATGAG AAGTGACTTTTTGAGCCTCCCCTTCCAAGCTATTGAATGTAGTCTAGCAGGGGTTCGTCCAACAG GAGAGGTTTGGACGGAGGCCGCCTTGGATGACTTTGAACGCATGACGTACTGTGCCGAATGGAAACCTTTGCTGGCCAAACTGCACAGCTACTCTCATTCTGAGATCTCATCCTGGCCCAATGTTAAACTCTATGATAACAGTGATGGAAAG ACATTGGATATTGGCAAGGAACTGATTCGCCTCGGTCATGCCGTGAGCTGTGAGGATGAAGGGATTGGCCTGAGGGGAGATTGGGAGTCCAGATCACTGCAGAAGATGCTG GACGACATGACGGGAGCAACCTCAGAACTCAGCATGTCCTGCATCAGTTTGTCAG
- the LOC141363717 gene encoding E3 SUMO-protein ligase ZBED1-like, with amino-acid sequence MAPRSASVVWRYFTLESAKNEVKCQICDKKLAYNKTTSPMIKHLRAVHKKEVTEEDQEDAEGETPPATKKRLIQPSIEQQFGAKMPYPAQSLPKKNLDQKLIEFIIKDMQPLSVVEDKGFRAFVNTLDPKYRIPCRQTTKQLILERYSKEKQALKDQLTAVQSVCLTTDLWTSVAMESYISVTAHYISDDFSLQSKLLEVEGFEGRHTADAIATHLRSIILEWGLQDKVFCVTTDNGANVVAAVKKLNMRHLPCFAHTLNLIVKDSLAAVTELDDLRSKVRRVVGFFRSSCTAKEKLDNLQKDLKMPQLRLLQEVETRWNSTYLMLERFFNLREPLSAAMSNMDLPMFFPQDWAAMADAIEVLRPFLEVTEEMSAESNVTSSKLIVLVRNLQKLTRNMANSYAPESVGHRLAGSLNKHLTKRCGDYESTRFLAVSMLLDPRFKKVAFGIDANAENAIRALTSEASQHNAESQPEATTSQHIQQTGASCVWSDFDSKVKQQINTNVDTITEVKLYLSQPNISRMSSALDFWKEQGQKFPNLQTLTKKYLAIMATSVPSERVFSKSGELISKRRSCLKSSQVKRMMFLHYNM; translated from the exons ATGGCTCCAAGGTCAGCATCAGTAGTCTGGCGCTACTTTACTTTAGAATCTGCAAAAAATGAAGTGAAATGCCAAATTTGCGATAAAAAGTTGGCATATAATAAAACAACATCCCCAATGATTAAACATCTTAGGGCCGTTCACAAAAAGGAGGTGACAGAGGAGGATCAG GAGGATGCGGAGGGAGAAACTCCGCCTGCCACGAAAAAGCGTTTGATCCAGCCATCAATTGAACAACAGTTTGGAGCCAAGATGCCATACCCTG CTCAAAGTCTTCCAAAAAAAAACCTGGATCAAAAGTTAATTGAGTTCATAATTAAGGACATGCAGCCACTATCTGTTGTGGAAGATAAAGGTTTTCGAGCATTCGTGAATACACTTGATCCAAAGTACAGGATTCCATGCagacaaacaacaaaacaactaATTTTGGAAAGATATTCGAAAGAAAAACAAGCTCTGAAGGACCAGCTCACT GCTGTACAAAGTGTCTGTCTCACAACTGACCTGTGGACATCTGTTGCAATGGAATCATATATTTCTGTGACAGCACATTACATTTCTGATGATTTCTCTCTGCAGTCCAAATTACTGGAGGTTGAAgg ATTTGAAGGAAGACACACAGCTGATGCCATAGCTACACACCTCCGCAGTATCATTCTGGAGTGGGGTCTTCAGGACAAAGTTTTTTGTGTAACTACAGACAACGGAGCAAATGTGGTTGCAGCAGTAAAAAAATTGAACATGAGACATCTGCCATGCTTTGCGCACACTCTCAATCTTATTGTAAAAGACAGTCTTGCTGCAGTCACTGAACTTGATGACTTGAGATCCAAAGTGAGGAGAGTGGTAGGATTTTTTAGATCCAGTTGCACAGCAAAAGAGAAGTTAGACAACTTGCAGAAAGACTTGAAAATGCCCCAACTGCGCCTTCTCCAGGAAGTTGAAACTAGGTGGAATTCCACCTATTTAATGCTAGAGAGGTTTTTTAACCTCCGGGAACCCCTCTCTGCAGCAATGAGCAACATGGACCTACCCATGTTTTTCCCCCAGGACTGGGCTGCAATGGCTGATGCAATTGAG GTCCTGAGACCATTCCTGGAGGTGACAGAGGAAATGTCTGCAGAAAGCAATGTCACATCCTCGAAGTTGATTGTGTTGGTGCGAAACCTGCAAAAACTGACAAGAAATATGGCAAACTCGTATGCTCCGGAGTCTGTTGGTCATAGGCTTGCAGGCTCTTTAAACAAGCACCTGACCAAAAGGTGTGGTGACTATGAATCAACTAG ATTTCTTGCAGTGTCAATGCTGCTAGATCCTAGGTTTAAGAAAGTAGCATTCGGCATTGATGCAAATGCAGAAAATGCTATACGAGCATTGACATCAGAGGCCAGCCAGCATAATGCGGAATCCCAACCAGAGGCAACAACTTCACAGCACATACAACAAACTGGGGCTAGTTGTGTGTGGTCTGATTTTGACTCGAAG GTAAAACAGCAAATAAACACTAATGTGGATACCATCACTGAAGTGAAATTGTACCTCTCGCAGCCAAATATTAGCAGAATGTCTTCGGCATTGGACTTTTGGAAAGAACAGGGACAAAAGTTCCCAAACTTACAGACACTTACAAAGAAATACTTGGCCATAATGGCAACATCTGTGCCAAGTGAGCGTGTATTTTCGAAATCTGGCGAGCTTATTTCAAAACGCCGCTCTTGCCTAAAGAGCTCTCAGGTGAAAAGGAtgatgtttttgcattacaataTGTAA